gtagtggaagaaatagtggctgGTAGAAGCGATGGTGGTGGAGGCGATAATACCAGTGGTGGTGGAAAAATAATGTCGAAGtgtggttttatggtggtgatgttggGGAATAGTCGTGAACATTATTAGTTATGTATATTTACAACACAAACAACATTGTATcgtgaaagatgtagttggtcATCCCGATTGATAAAAACAGATATCATAATttgtgaaaatatgaaaatttgGCTACAAAAATTTGTGATTAGCCGGATTATGAAAATTTGGCTATCACAGGTCGTCGGGGTTTCAATCTATTCAAAACTTTTTGGTCTATAAATGTGATATATTCTCAAGAACCAAATTTATCGTTTATATTTGTTTAGACTTAGTAGaaatataattttgattttatcttgattaacgggttaaaataaaattgattgcaatacaacaacgtatatgaaaataaaaaatataattgaataaattaattaacaacCTAAGTTTGTTCAATCAAAAATTTACTCATGATGTGTGTGATTTAAAATTAGAGGTACGACAAACGGCCAATGCGAGGACGCGGCGGTTGTGGTGGAGAAATAAATGGTATTAGATGGTTTTGTAATTGTGGCGGCGGTTGGTGAGTAGCAATAGACTACGTTAATTTTGTGTCGCTACAAAATGAGTAACATTATAAATTATAAGTTGTGGTTGATGGTCTTATTAATAACATAATCTCGGTTAAAATACatgaaagatcaaaaaaaaaaagaaaacaaaaaattatcaTGTTATATAATTACTACAAACAATCAGGTGTAAGGTAAAATCAATACACAAAAAATCACTTATTATCGGGAGGTGTCGTTATGGTAAGGGATGTACCCTAGGTACACATACTATTCTGCCTATTTTTTTGTATTGTATTATACAATGAAGCTGTGCTAAGTTAGGAAGATAAAGACCGATCATGATTTTTCCTTCCAATTGGTAAATTCACGGTTTCTGTCAATCCCATGAATACACGTTTATTTGAGAAAAAATCATTAGATATTATTTTATTCTCATCTCAAAAGTCAATATCAAAATGGAAAAATTTGATTAACTGAAAATAACAAACCTGCCTTACAATAAACTTGACCAATTGATTTGACGTTCCAATTCGGTAGGATGAGTGggtttgaaaactctaattcctTACGTTGGAGCAAACGAAAATCAGAAATAAAGTTGGGAAGGGAGATAGGTTGCGAAGAGGAAAAAACTCAAATCTATAAGTATAGTTCCGCTCAATATTGCTTCAATTTTCTCTCAATCTTCGTCCACCAAAACATACATCTGTGATCTTAAACCACTCTGAGCTaccaacatttgagaaaatcctttatatatatatatatattgtttcatGTATGATTTTTTGGAAtttctatcattttcttgaatatcatttgttgtattatatatttAGCTGAAGTTTACATTTTCAAAGATAACCTTATTGATTACAATAACCTCATGGTTGAAATTTATGGGTGCCTATATTTTGTGATTAGTCAGGTTATGAAAATTTGGCTATCACATGTCGTCGGGGTTTCATTTATTCACAACTTTTTTGTCTAGGTTTAGACATTAGAGGAAATagaattttgatttcatcttgataGATAAACTTAGAGAGAAACTTATAAGGTTATTCATATTACACATTATCATTTGACAATAGATTGGTATTTACAAAATAATCTTACATGTATACAAAAGCCACTGTTCTCCGGACTTCTGTTTCAAAGTACAAGATAATTTGACTAGAAgttattttcaataaataatcTGACATGATTATACGTAACTTATATAACACCCTTGCCGCTATGGAAAGATAAAGAGTGACTAAGATACGTAATTTATATAACACCCTTGCCACTATGGAAAGATAAAGAGTTACCAAGATTTGTTTAAGGAGAAACTAAATCAACAATTGTGGTGGTTTACATCACAATTGTATCAATAATTTCTCATAATATATATTTACTAATCCTACATTATAAATATCTTATGATGATCTTTATAAATAAACTTTCATTAATCTTACATTATAAATATCTTTGTACATCATAAATATCTTATAATTATCTTTATAAATTAACTTTCacataatattttattaatttttcattataaatgtcTGATAATTTTTAAACAGATTTTCCTTTAGTGGGAAAGAGTACGACGGAGAGAGGAACATATTACAAGAAATTGGATGGGAGCCTTGCAACAAGATGGGCTCCAACCTATTTTTGAATGACAACCCTAATTTTCTAACCTAGGGAAAATAAAATTTCTCACTTTAACATTCACAACATTAAATATTCATCATTAAATAAATATAGTTTCATTATTAAATTTTTTGTTAATgtttaaatgttttatgattatCTTAATAGATacttttattaaataaataataaatttgttaataatcATAACAGTCGGGTGGTATTTGTGGGTGGTGGTCCATGGAAGCTGGTGACGATGGTGATGAGGTAGTGGTAGTGGAAGTGCATGTGGTTTGTGTGGTAATCAGATAGTGGACAATTCTTATTCTATGTCGTTAGGACACAAGTAAACTATTATggaagttgtggttgatttttttaatgtgaaAATAAGTTGGTTATAATCTACTAAAACAACCTTAAGAATTCAAGGATGATAGGGTAATAATCTACTATTTGGATAGTAAAGGTTTTCAGTTGGTCATTTCACTCGGTGGTTTCTTCGAGACAGCTATTACGGTCAACCTAGCAATTcccaaaaaaaacatcaaaaaatattgTCACTATATATGtccaacaaaaaaattacaacGGTTAAAACCGACATATTCTTCTTTTACTTATTATGAagaccgtgccgttacggcacgggtgaaGTTCTACTATGAAGATAAATCGTAAATCTGAATCACACATAAAGATATCAATAGCTATACTTCGAATCAAAAAGCAAATAGAAACACAAACAGTTGAACATTATAGCTTcaaatcaaaaaatttaattaaGAAAAACCTTACTTTTAATCTGATAAAAACCTTCTCATTTTTATCGGATTCAGTTCCGAAAGCGTTAAACTAATAGCTCTAAGTCGAATTAAAATGATAGGAGAAGATGAAacttattatttttgttaaatcTTTAGATTTAGTTGTTAAATATAATGTTCATGGACTTTTCAACATTGAGTTCAGTTACAGAAAATAAATCTAGTTGATGATGATTTTAAGGTTTTTGCGATTGTTTTGAAGACATGAATAAAACAATTTCTGAATCAGTGATTAGGATATCGCCCCCCTTTCTCCCCtctttcttctctattttctccaatatgttttttctctttttcaaaGTAACATAACATTTTTGGTAATATATTTTATtaatggataaagagtattacattaactagttagaagcctaacaagctaagctccaacaacatactactacgttaattgaacaggttgcggtATCAGCCTACCAACGAGCCTTATGGGTAACCTAACCAAGGAAGTCGAAGCGGATGGGGGataagattgtgtcacaagggggaaaactaacactaccttccatgttaatttctgcaatattacgtcattggtaattgattttttttttgatccatgGAAAAAATGGAGGAACTCGTTTAAATTTTCAAGGCTGCTAATGGAGGACTCGTTTTAAATTTTGGGCAAGCCAGTACGAGGGCTTGGGCCGACATGATTTGAGCGTCTAGCTGACTCTGGGAACCTCGACTATTTCCCCGTCCACAGTCGACTCTACAGTACAACACGGCGAACGACACGTCACTCCACTCGTATTAGACTCTAGTTCTCATCCCGctcttcctctctttttttctttactCCGTTTGTTTCTCTCTTAGGGATGGTCATgaggcgggtatggggcggggatcttgtatcccagtcactgccccgttcaaaaaaaaacccacaccctccccattacccgcttgatctgggacggggcgggtatgggaaatacccgtacgaggcgggttttttacgggttacccataacattaagctcaaatatgatgagttaatttaataatcaatacctaagttcaaccaataataataataataatttaaaatttcaaactcataaatccatcgtaaaacaagcaaagaaaaacaaattggtctataaacgagcatcactcattttagttcttaattatttcttatcaagtatcttcctccatgttgatcacctcatcgtctgcttcagtttcttcccaaaatgtttcaccatcgaattttgatccacctagccaaaataagaaagtgtatcatataaccataatgatgtattaaatgtaaaaaaaaacatttcaataaaaagagaatttcatTACCATTCAGCATATCCCATAGCCAGTCTTGAGCGCACATCAAAGCTTCCAACGTTTTTGGATGAAGTCTATACGTTGGACACTCACAAATCTACCTCCGGTACTAAAAGCTGATTCGGAAGCTACCGTTGAAACTGGAATCGCTAAAATATCTCTAGCCATACACTGCAAGACTGGATATTTAATCTCATTTGTCTTCCACCATGCTAGTATGTCAAAATTACCAATCCTAGGTAAAATATCTTTTTCTAAGTAATTGGTTAATTCTGACTTAACAGTACTAGTAGGAGCAGTATTAGAGACAAACATATCAAACTTTTCCAAAGGATCTACGTCATCGTTAAAACCATGCATCTCTGAAGTGAAAGACAAATCATTTTGGCTAACATATGTTTCAGCAAATTTTACTTTCAGTTCATACTCAGTCGCCAAATCAACGCATAAATCGCGTACTCGATCAATTTCGATTTTTGAAAAAGCTTGACCATAAATTTGTGGAAAATAAAACTCAATCAATTTCATCTTAAACCTTGGATCTAACATAATTTCTACGGCCATTACTCCATTGATCACAAACCAATACTCTTCAAACTTCTCTATCATTTCATATGCCATTTCCTTAATCACACCAACTTTAGATTTTTTCCACTCGTTTAATGACAATCTAATATCacaaaaacttggaaagaaaatgtTTGTGGTAGGATATTTTACTCCGGAAAACTTCTCTGTGAAGGTATAAAATATCTTAAGTTTGTCGCACATTTCCTTTGCCAACAACCAATCTTCATCATCTGGAAAACAATCATACTGTGGCTCACGTTGCTTTAGTCGAGAAAAAACCTCCTGATACTTAATAGCAGTATTAAGCATCAGGTATGTTGAGTTCCATCTTGTCTCACAATCAAGAACTAACTTATTTATACTTGAAATATTTAGTTGACGGGCGGCCTCTTCAAATTTCTCAACTCGTTTTGGTGTTTCTTTCCAGTAAGCAACACTATTACGAATCAATTCGATTGCTCCTTTGATCCCCTCTAATCCTTTCTTGACTATAAGAGCTAATATGTGTGCACAAAAACGCATATGAAAAATATCTCCACCCGACAGTAAGTTACTTGATAATTTTTCTAGGAGAAGTTGGATCATAAGATCATTAGTGGAACAATTATCTACAGTAAGAGTGGATACTTTACCATCGATATTCCAGTCTAGCAGACACTCCATCAATGCGGCTGACAGGACTTCAGCCGTGTGCGTACATGGCACATACATAAAcctaatacaaaataaaattcaGATGGTTGATTAGACCGTACTACGTAGCAACTAGTAATTAACCAGTAACAAAATTAATGGTAGTGATTTTTCATTTATGACGTGCATATCCAATGCCTGAAATCATTAAATGAATACGCGTACCTGATAATTCAGCTTTGCAAGATCCACGATTCATCGATGAAATGAGCCGTAATAACCatgtatccttttttttttgcttactaGTCCACATATCAGTAGTCAACACAATTTTACCTTGATGTTTTTGTAGCAGCTCcattgttttagttttttcttcatcataGATTTTAAGGATATCCCTTTTAATTGTGCTCCGAGATACCACCTTAAACAACGGTTGAAGCGCATTTGAATATCGTCTAAATCCGGCATGTTCAACGATGGAAAGCGGATACTCGTGTATGATTATCATATAAGCAAGTTCCTTCCTAGCGAACGATTGATCAAAACTGTACGTGTTAAGCTGACTTCTTCCGTCACTTTTTTTACTCGGAGTGATTATTGATTGTCTTATGTCTTGCTGTTTACGTCGAGGACATCTTTTCATGTGTGCGTGTAGATGCTTAGTCCCATTTGTGCTTTTTCCTCCTAATGGTTTATGAAAATATTTGCAAACTGCTTTGTCTACcccttttatctttttcttttcaaagtggtTCCACACTATGAatcttttcttccctgaaactatAGCAATTTCACCTTCGGCATTATCACAATCACCTGTAATGTTTGCCTCGGCAGTT
This genomic stretch from Papaver somniferum cultivar HN1 chromosome 5, ASM357369v1, whole genome shotgun sequence harbors:
- the LOC113278843 gene encoding zinc finger BED domain-containing protein RICESLEEPER 2-like translates to MECLLDWNIDGKVSTLTVDNCSTNDLMIQLLLEKLSSNLLSGGDIFHMRFCAHILALIVKKGLEGIKGAIELIRNSVAYWKETPKRVEKFEEAARQLNISSINKLVLDCETRWNSTYLMLNTAIKYQEVFSRLKQREPQYDCFPDDEDWLLAKEMCDKLKIFYTFTEKFSGVKYPTTNIFFPSFCDIRLSLNEWKKSKVGVIKEMAYEMIEKFEEYWFVINGVMAVEIMLDPRFKMKLIEFYFPQIYGQAFSKIEIDRVRDLCVDLATEYELKVKFAETYVSQNDLSFTSEMHGFNDDVDPLEKFDMFVSNTAPTSTVKSELTNYLEKDILPRIVYG